The proteins below are encoded in one region of Actinomycetota bacterium:
- a CDS encoding helix-turn-helix transcriptional regulator — translation MRPEKLKGHLDLLLLAILAEGPIHGYAVMEQLRTRSGETFDLPEGTVYPALHRLQKSRLVTSAWDVVNGRRRRVYTLTDRGRAQLQREHATWNEFAGAIQSVLKGVSWPEPA, via the coding sequence ATGAGACCAGAGAAGCTCAAGGGCCACCTCGACCTGCTCCTCCTCGCCATCCTCGCCGAGGGACCCATCCACGGCTACGCCGTCATGGAGCAGCTTCGGACGCGCAGCGGCGAGACGTTCGATCTCCCGGAGGGGACGGTCTACCCGGCGCTGCACCGACTCCAGAAGTCGCGACTCGTCACCTCCGCGTGGGACGTCGTCAACGGCCGTCGGCGCCGCGTCTACACGCTGACCGACCGCGGCCGCGCCCAGTTGCAGCGCGAGCACGCCACCTGGAACGAATTCGCCGGTGCCATCCAGTCCGTCCTGAAGGGAGTGTCGTGGCCGGAACCAGCGTGA